GTCTTCGATTCTTCTGGAAGGCGGATACGAAAGATTACTGTACTCTTTATTCTTGACTCGTTACTCTTCCTCGTTACTCTCCACGCTGTaccctttctcctctttatTGTAGTTACTATTTTCGTGGGTCTTTGGAATCCACGTCGAATGTACGGttcatcattcaattcaattcaattcaattcaactcaactcaactcaactcaataCCAGCATTCACTGTACGCAACAGTCAtcatttctcaatcaatcacatcatatTTACATGCCTGCCTAGGCATTCGTCCCCAAGCAAGTAGCAACTACCACCATCTGCAACCTGCGAACACTCTCAACCTTCATCCTCAATAAAAATCCACCGCCCCACCCAAAAGGACCCCAGCCATACctatacatatacacaatGCGTCGCGCATCTCAAGATATGAGTGATCCCGATCGTAACATTATGGAATCAAACGGTATGCCAGAAGATCCTGTAGACCTCGATCTCATATCCGAGAGAGAAGACTCGCCTTCAAATCGAATTcacacaccaccaccacgcATCGCTGCAAGATTCTATCGCCCCATCAACAATCGTCGTAAATCCTCGGCTGCCTCCTCGAGACgaaattccatttcatcGGTTCACTCACATGGTTCGAGTCGTCATGCGGCGGGCCACGCCGGGATGCCGGGTCCGCAGAGTAATTACATCGCTCAACATCTACGTCGAGCGAGTATACTCGAAGACCGAAAGGCTAGATTGGCCGATAGAGCAGCGCATGCGGAGAAAGTTAGATTGAGGGCGGCATTAGCCAAGGCAGCACCGAGAAGTACTACGAATACAGAGGAAAGAGCTTTAGCAGCGCAACAAGCGAGAGAGAAGAACCTGGCAGAGATCGTAGCGAGTTGTGCGGAAGAAGTAAAGAGGGCAAAGGGAATTGCGGAGAGtatgaaagagagaagggaattggaagggaagaagcttagaaaggagatggaggaaaagCTTGCCGAGGCTGAAAGGAGGCGAGAGGAAATCTTGAGTCGAAATAATAACGGCAAACAACGAGGGAGAAGTTTGAGTAATATGAGAAAGAGTTCGAGTCCAAGTCCAGTTGCggaaatcaagaaagcaCCCCTTACCGAGTCAGCGGCAGcaaaaataattcaaacGAGATGGCGAATCCATAGACGTTGGAGGGCACTACATGATTTTGCAGAATTGGGGCTCACAATTGATGGAGTTCGCGAGACATCATTTGAGAAAGTAGTTGATTTATTAGCACAAGAGAAAGTTCTCGTTAGTACGGCACGTATTCTGAGAATTTGTGGACtcaaagaaggagaaagcgGATCAGTCAATGAAATGACAGCAGTCCGAACATTTCTCAGCGCTTTCCTTATCCTTGGTCACCCTACACAGGTTTTGAGTAGTAAAGGTGATAAAGGAGAACAGGAACAGGTAGGAGCGCAACCAATGAAGAGGGATGATTTGGCTAATCCACAATTGCAGGACCTCGTTGCAAAAGCCCGAGATCttcttatttcttttgaaacTGTTTTGTCTAGATTGACAACTGCAAACAATTATACACCTCCTCCAGCTCAGCTTTCAACATTGTCAGAAGTTTATGCAACGTTCTTCAACGCTTTTATCGCTTGGAAATCGAGAGATGCAAGTACGCTCATTGATATGATGGTTTTACAATTTGTGGAATTGGATTCGATATGGCAAACTGTGAAAGATAGTACGGAAGAATCCGTCACCGATTCATATCGTGATGGGATCAGAGACAATCAACTTAAATTGATGGTCAGGATCAAGAGACTTGCTGGACCAGTTCAGGGGAAGCGATTAATTGCGAATGCTATCCGAGAAGCAAGAAAGGTTAAACAAACCAAACAACCTACTGGGGATTCCAGACCTCGTGCGGCAGAAACCGGATCAGCATCTCCTgtcattgaagattttaatGCTTCTGACAATGCCGTTGCGTCTCATTTGCAAACTCTCACTCCACCTGCTACACCTGTCAAACAACGCCGTGGACAAGTTACCGATGCAGATAATTTAAGATCGGTCAATTCAATACTTCCAGATAATCGAACTTTGGTTCATGAGTTGGCcattaataaagaatatcgTATCTCGATGGAAGATTGCCTTCAACAACGAGGGGTCGTTAATCAACTCATCTTTGATTCCATGAGACAAGAAGTTGCAGCTGGAAACAGTGATCCTTGGGTTCTTGCAATGGCCGACAACATTAAGGGCAAACTTCAACGTCTTCTTACTCCTGGCAATTCAATGTACAAACTCATTGAAGATTCCCTCGATACAGATTTGGTAGCATCAGAACTCAAGAATGGCAGGTTCTCTTATGAAACTTTCTTCAGTTTTATGGGCAACATCTTACCTCGTTTATGTGCTCCTTTCCGAGATGATGAGGTAAAAACTCTTACCGAGACTTCTCTCAAAGAAGGAGATTTTGTCGATCGTCTTCAAGCATTGATGCGCTTCATCGATTTAATGCAACTCGATTATGCCAATTTCATGCTTCAACAATCGGCTCCTGAACTGATCAAGCATGCTTCCACATATGAAACCAAACGTTTCTcggaagaaatggaagagacCAATAACGATCTTACTATTACCACGACAGCTTGGCGCGAAGCTCGTCAAAAAGTTCATACAGAAGCAGCCCGTCGAGATCCGGAGAATGTTGGCTTGGCGAGAAATAGACCTACGCCTgagaaaatatatattcagatGCTGGTAGATATATGTACATCTGCACCCGGGAGCCCAGTACCAGAAACCTTAAAGTTGGATATGGCAAGGATTGAGACGGCAAGGAAAGATACTCTTCGAATCGTCACCACTTCAGCAATTCTTCTACAGGCCAAAAATATCCTTAAGCGAGATGTTCGAAGTCAATGGAAAACTGAAGCTTCAAGAGTTTATTCCGTGCTTGAAAATTCCAAGGAATCAGAACAGGCAGAACAAGGCATCACAGCCGCATTGGAAAGTAGTAGAAGCATGCCTATGGCTACCAAGAATCATATCCGCGAATTGGTCAAGAGAATTATGGCAGCAGCTTCGGCTTTAAGTTCTAGTGAAGGAGAACTTCGTGAACCGGTTATGAAACTTTTGATGACTAGGTTGAGAGGTTATCTCATTCATAGATTGGCAAAGGAGAATCCAAGGAATGATGGGAATGGTAATGAAGGGATTGCGGGGCTAGGTATGCCAGAGTTTGTGGCGAAGATTGGAGGGATTGTGGAGGTGCTTGGGAAGATGGGGAGAGTAGACAAGGATGCTCATGGAATTTGGTACGAGGTTGTTGAGACTGCGGCTGCGAGTGAGGCTGAaacttgatttgaattttatctTTGAGGGATggtgatttgatttcatgCGGTTGCCGGGTTGGGGTTCTATGTACATCCCCTTTCGGCAGGCGTCTTGGGGATGGGCTTCATTACCTCGTAGGAATGGATGAGGATTCGGAGTGGGGTAActttgatttgaaataagCATGGGAGTTGGTGGCTTGAGGGATTTATTTGTTTACCTGCTTGTATGATTTCTTGCCTTGCTTTGGGATGGTTAGGATATTAtatcatggatggatggatatgaatTATGACCTTTGTTTATCACTTGgccttttgcttttttggaGGGTAATGGATGGGGGATATACATACAGCGTGGTAGGGATTGCTGTGGTATTTGATATCACGTACTTTGTCTACATATAGCATAGCAATGAGTGCGATGTGGTTTTTGTCCTTGGTATAATACATACATTTCATAGGTAATCATGGAGTGCAGCAGCGATGAAATGGGCTGGGGCTGAGGACTGGGACCAGGTCATTTTCATAACAAACCACTCATAAAACTCTTTCTGATTGGTCATATGTAATGTGCCGACGCTAGGGCAGGGTTGTTCCATTTCGACTACACCAATATACATCTTTTATCTTCATGTAACTTTGCATCAAATTGAATTACCTGTCGTGTGTCATCAATTAATTTTTCATTTGTAAGGAATTCCCTTTCTGTAACCAACGCCCTCCTGCCTCTATCattttttctcctcttcttccgcGTCACTCTTTCCACAGCCTCAAACTACTCCTTTTTCCTATTTTCTATCTCTTTTCAGAAGCTATTCATCTTGGCCTTTCTCAGGCGTAGTAACTCAATCCTTCACTCTCAATGTACCCTCTCCCTTTACTCATCGTCGCcccttcttttttatttctattttttggggggggggggggggggtgttTACCGTTGACTTGAGAAGGATACGAAAGACGTAGCACCCGCGTATCGTAGGTCCTAATTATCTATATTGTATTCCGTTTAAAGATCTATCTATATACGGGGAGTAGTAGGTCTTATATAGACCTACTAAAAGAGCTGGGTCTCTTTTGCATTCGCTTaaagtttttttattatagtaGCTGTTGAATTGATGGAAGTCATTCATCCACTCACTGTGTTCACATATACTTACTTGCTGTTGTGGATACTTCTTTGTCCTTTGATCTTTTGGTTTCAACTCTCTCTATATCATATCGCTgtattattctttctttctttctttctttctttctttcgttccTTCGTTCCTTCGTTTCGGATTCGATTCTTGTGGATTGCTTATCgttgttgatgttttgtCTCTTGATGTATCTCATTCTCTCGCGATCCACCGGCACACAGTCGCGCTCAGATTCATCCTCAATCTTTCCctatttcttcatttcttcactTACAAGGcgatattttctttctttcttttttttttcttttgcttgttCTTTTCTATTTACATTGTTGTTATCTTGAGTAGCATTAGTAGACTCACGAGCCTGACTGGCTCAAAAGCAAACTTGCTTCTTCGGAGAGTACTTACCGTCCATTTGATGCATGATTTTCCTCTCGAATCTTTCGTGTTTTCCTCCACCTTCACCTTATTAGCATCATCCTAGCTTTCTAATTTCGCTTCGCAGTCTCGCGCTTTGAAAGCTCATATGTAGTAACACAGTTCTTTCACTGTGGGAAGacgaaaaagagatttaatCTCCCCTCTTAGAGCTGTAGGTAGAGGTTAAAGATCGGGATCTTCACTGTAGTAGATTGAAAGCTTCATAATAAGGAACTCCATACACAAAGCTGGTGTTTGTTTCATTTATCATCTATTTGATCTTGGACTTTGTGTTTGGCTTTATTGCCTCCTGCCTGTGTTCTACACTTCGTCGTTTTTGCTTCATCATTCGTAACAAATGCTTGATGATCGACAGGCCAATGATTGGGAACAAACACCTCACAGTTAGCTGATTAGTTATTCGGTAACCTGGAGATtgttatcttttttttttttttttttttttccttcagGTTGTGATGGGAAGATTAATCGAATGGAAAGCACTCGCAAGCCTATAGATTCCAGATGCAGATGTAATAGAATTGAACAAgcagaaagagaaatatcaatctttggTTCTTTACAGAAAGcaaaatattaaagagaTGCGAAACGAGGAAGAAATTAAAGCTCTCCTATTAATCTACTTCCCCTAGAGGAGTAGAGTATCTAAGTTTACATACATATAGTTAATGTAAACTCTGATTGCTTTGtactcaatcatcaatcgttaacaatatatataagaataccAATagcaatattcaataaaagatatattagcACAACACTActgaattatttattttagaaTACTCATCGAAGCCGAAGCTTGTCTCGGATTTAGACTCGACAGGTAAGCAAGCTTCTAGAATCGACAAtacataaaaaaaatgagattttttatttatttaaaaaaaaggcattcaataaatctcaaaatacaCTCACTCATCGGATATGAAATTagaaatcttcaaaatcataaataaattaaataaaaaaaagtggTAGTATTCTCAACTcgactttttcttctcgacATGTAAAAACTTCATCTTAAAGAGATTCGGATTACTCGGAGAaggagtttgagtttgaaatttaaaCTTTTTGTCTGAGGTTGTAAATCTTTagacttttgttttttaagatatatatgtatatatcatCGCAATCATTCGGACTATTCTTATATCTATTAATTCATATAACATTATCAGATAGAAAGAACTATAGACATTAAATTTGCAATAGGGTAATAGACGAGTATTGTCTTAACATTCGCCTCAACCTCCACCaaagtagatagatagataaatgattatgatttatttcattcttctcgtCTTATTGTTCGCTCGTTCGCTTGtcttattattgttttgttatAAGCccatgatatatatatattctttatgtTTATTCCTCTTTTCATATCCTGAGTATGTACGAGTATTTcttgaatagatagatagatattgaaagagTACAAGCGTATGTTTCCCCTTTTGATAATtcacatgcatacatacataaatagATACAGACATAAAAATTTACACCCTAATCCACCCTCACCATCTGAATCTCCTTCCACATAACCCCTCATCCAAATCTCAATCCTGCACTCGGATCCCACGTCGTTTGTTTCGGCTGCGCTTGCGTCTGTGGCGCAGGTGCATTTTCCCCACCACCAgcaacaccaccaccaaattTAATTCCCAATTCCGGATTCCACGTCGcacctccccctccacccaTATTAACACTATTTGAAAATGCACCTGGCATACCCCCCACACtcccaactccaactcctccCGGACCCGCACCCCCAACATTCACCGGCGTACTCTGCAAACTCGCCCTCTGCGGAACAGGCGCTTGAATCGGACTCAGTTCTCTCCTTGGGCTCGGTATCTCCCCACCCTGCATCTGCACCGGGATGAGCGGTTGTGGCGGTGGCGGCGCATGATGTCCCCCTatacctcctccaccaactCCTGGTTGGGGATGGTGTAAACTAAGACTACTCATCGGTTTTAGCGGCATACTTAAATCCGCTTCCATTCTCCTTGCTTCCTCTCTCCTATCCTGTACAAAAGCCTTACAGCCATCTCTGAACCTCCCAACTATCTTTGCCAAATCATTGTAGAATTTCCTTCCGCCATCTACATTATTGACTATTTCTTTGTACTTGTAGTATGCCATTTCAAGTTTCTGCAAGGCTTGTTCTCTTTCCCTCGTACTTGTATCTCCGGCTCTAGCTTTAATAAACGAGGTATTTGCTATTTCCAATTGTTGGAGAAGCTTTTCCTGTTCTTCCGATTCGGTTTTAAGAGAAGTAAGATCTGCGTCGTAGGTATGAGAGAGGCGTCTTTCAAAGAAATCCTCAAAGTGGGCTGGAACAACAGGTGTTGCAGGATATTCCCGTTCCAAACGAGCGGTTTCGGCTAGAATGCTGTGATTTATGTCATCCTTCTTTGTCTTCTCTCTTAAAGATTcgatcttcctcctccttctaCTCTCTAATCTCGAAATTTCGTTAAGGGAATTTCTAAGTTTGGAGACTTCCCCTTCAAGATTTGGTGGTATAGTAACTCGTCGAGAGCTAGGGACGAAATTCCCAATATCCCGGTCTGAACTGGTTAGAATCTGAAGAATGGATTCATACTCGCGAAATTTGACGATAACGACTTGGTCACTATTCGCCGCGCTTTTGAAATaaccttcaatttcatccacTTGAGTATATAATTTCGGGGATGCAGAGCGAGAGTCCAAACGAGCCCATCTATCACTTCCGAATTTTCTCAATAGTCGATCGTTTTCAGATGCTTCTGATTGTAATAGCTCCTTAGCTTCGAGAAATATAGCTTCGTCTGATGCCTTGAGCTTTGCAGCATCGGAAAATGATCGATTGATACGACCAATTGCATCTGCTTGGCGAAGTTCTTCCGCATGGGAAAGTAACGTAGGGGGAAGACCTAAAGGTTTCTCGAGGGCTTGTAGAGAGCCAGGGAGATTGAGGGAACGAAGGGTGTCATGGATACGGGTTGTTAAAATCTCAAGTTCGTCAataatattgttattaaCAATTCGATCGCGGCGTTCTTCGTAGATACTGGCTGCCACGTGAACAGCAAAAGGTACAAGTTTGGAGAACAGTGGCGGTCCAAATTCCTTATGATCTCCAAGGAAAGTCATGGGCTCAGAAACTTCTTTTGGAATTATAGGGTTGGCCATACTTGCTCGTTCAAGGCGTTTCAATTCGTTCTTAGGTGGTACGGGATCTACAAAGTTAGCTGGTATCCAAATAAATGTACAATCATCCTATCTATTCGGTTGTatatgggggcaagcccccaagCCCCCATAGCTCGCTCCGCTCGGAATTTTCTCATATTACATTTCGAGAATACTCATGTGGAAGCTCTCTCCGTGCTCCCCCGAGCCGTCGTAACTCGCTACGCTCTTATAAAGAACAATATGAATGCATAGAAGCTGCATTATCCTCCCACCAGCAAGCTCTCAGATTCTCATAGTACACTGCACTTGAAAACTTAATCGCCTTTGCAAAcagtctgcctccacggcagtggcccccggAGGGCTAGCGGAGCGTCACCCAATCAACGAATTCAGGAGAAACAAACTTACCaagataaatcaaatcattatcTTTCTCAGCCCTTTTCAAACATTCCGTCACCGTACTCTTCAACAACTGCAGTTCACTTGCCACAGCTTTATTGAcatattttatttccttGATTCCCTCATTGGCGCAAACAATACTATCTGTCAACCTCGCTACTTCCTCTCCgtattttctcttctccaaacaATCACACGCCATGCGATATTGTGCCGCCGCCGCAAAGTGGTGATGTTTGACTGATGAATGATGTAGCCATTCCGAACTTATGGAATTACTCTTCATACCCCAATCTGAAGCTTGCGAATATAAATCTGACACTTTCGCAGCTAGTTTAGCCACTAAAGCATCTTTAGTCCCATTTCCTCGTGCTCTTGCCCAAAAACATTCCTGAGCTTGTGCTAACATAAGACTTTGAAGACACTCTAGTGTATCATCATCCATATCTTCTGGAGGGGAAGTGCGCAATTCGGGTATAATTTCCTCCTTTAAATGTTTGAGTACTCCGGCCGCAAGAGAAAAGTTATTACAAGCAATTTTCAATCCATCCGCCGATGCTCTATTGGCAGACATGGCAAGCTGGGAATAGAGAGCCGCGAGGTTGAACATTACATTTGCGAGTTCGAATTTGAGGTTATTTTCCACGACGAGTCGGTCGATGTTGTATCCTAGAGCGGGGTACCATGAAAACTCTACTCCAATCTGTTCAGAGAAGTAAGTATATACATCTGCGAAGCGTACAGGGCTTGCATACATCTATAGGGAATTTACCCCCCAACCAGGAAAGTTGACCGGCATATGCTGATATCTTTCTTATTCCGGTGGTATGAGGTTCTCTAACATGAATAGCATCTTTTCGCAGAGCATCAATAACCTCAAGGTCCTGCTTGAACATATCCGGATGTTGGTCATATTTGGTGGATATGTATTGCTTTATAGCATCTGATAATTGTAGGTTGGTAGCCTTTCGAAACGGCAGAAAGAGAATGTTGCTGATAGTTGATTGATTAGCTTGTGATTCTGTTGAGGATATAATGTTAGACGCCAAATCCTACTTACCTGGCCATGATGAGTTTCACTACACTTATTGTTATGCTGGTCTATGATTTGAGGGGAAATCCTTCTGGACATCGACTTCTCCAATGTAAACAATGCGGGCGCATTTTGATACAGGGAAGACAGTGCTGGGATCAGTGAGGCAGAAATTGAGGCCACAAGGCATGAATATTTTAGAAGGCAGCTTCACAAGCAAACAATGATTTCTCGTAGGAAGAAGTGAGTGAAGAAATTGGTGAAATCATATATTGGTAGCGATGTGAGCAATTCAGtccattctccaaatccaaatcaacTCGCCATTGTGACCTGCAGCTTAACTTTTCAGACATTTGGATATCACTCTATTCCCCGTGAGAGGTCTCAGGATAGGTGCCACCAAAGTGAGACTTCCGTACCGTTGATGCTGTACTTCTAGAATGTACAGAATCGTGCATGATGGACCGGCCAGGCGAACAATCAGCAGATTCGATCAAGAACCACTTGGATAGGACAGGAGACGAAGAATATCACATCCAACCTCAAATATGAATGAACACTGGCAaaccactcactcactcttgCCCCCATATCAGCAATCTTATCGTTCCCGGATTCGCCAACCCCTTTTATCTGTGTACTGAGTCCAGATCACTACGATTTGAGCCCCCTATCCCTCATTCAGGCCATTTCCGAAGCCACCGTTGGTCTTGAGGGTCTCAACTCCACATATTCAGAGAAACTTCAGAGGAAACTTCAGAGAGAAATTACATTATCAACATGTGACAAACAATAAGAGTACTGTACCAAATTATGATGGGGTAGGGTAAGGGTAGGATAGCAGGTAAAATACGTTACATCGTCGGACGTACTGTGTGTATACTCCCCTCCCTGATCTCACACAGCATTTTATCTCTATCACGAACGTCAAAAGATCATCCAAAACAGAACCAGCGACTGTACATGGAAACTTGGTTCGGCCCGCTGCTTTCGGACAATCAGTGTACACCGTCGAGGAGTGGAATGTAAAAATAAACTCAAAAGCAATGCCGAATGTAGATCTTTCCTCATACCTCGACCATGGTTGTTTCGAGAGGCTGGTTTTGAAGAGGTGATGATGCTCACGTTGTTAGAGAAGACAGATGTTGGTCATGGAGTGGAAGATTGACGTGATTGTACCTGAATATTACTTGattgaatggagatgaagcaCTGGTGGAAGCAGTGAATGAAATGACTTGCCCCTATATGATGATCGTTGCGGGTACTCGGGAGATAGATACCTGGCAGGAGTGGTTTTTGTTATCTAAAGAGTTTTCAACAGACATGACATTGCACAATTCTTTCTGGTGTGGGGGTTTGCGAGTAACAACCACGtaccatccatctatctaacTTCCGTCACTGGTCACTGGTCAAGCAATCATCACTTTCATACCATCGATGTAAAGGCCAACGCTCTTCTCTGTATCACAAACGGCACCACTGATTCACGTCCCGATATTTATACTCTTCGCCCTGAAACCAATGTGCATCTCGATTCTCCAGACTGCACCATCTTCACGTGGATTGCTCGATTGATCGATCAGCATTCGCCTccaatctataaataaatgGCGAGCCAGTACTGTCGAACGGTTGGACGGTTGGACGGTTGGACTATTGGAATATGGAACAACACCGGCTGGAACACACCAGAGGGGAGAGTCCATACACATCTAGACATTCGCCCAAGTCCATTTTGGGTGCAGCCGCCTCCAGCCAGATGGTGATAATAATACTTAAATTTCCATCCCCACTTGTCCGCGCACTCCCCGCCCGCAGATGTCTTACCTTTGGGTTGATTTATCCGGCACTAACACCAGTCGTGATGGCAGGATGGAGTCCTGATGGTCTCATGGACAGGAATATCTTCACAACCCCTGAGGGTGGTACGCAATCTCCAAAGTACACTGTCCACGGTCCGTAGCACGCTTCAGACGCCAGCAACGATACCACAGTCACCATCACAACCGCGATCCAGTACGCAGTATCGAATCACATCTCACGCCAGGATGACTAACCGACGGAAATACGCTTCCCTTTTAAGTGTGCACTATCAATGTAAAATTTTAATTGGGGATATCAAAAAGGATAATTTAGAACGGCTGGATGGTATTGGCTTGAACTTGGATGCGTTTACAAAGATGATCAAGTGAATAAATGAAGAAGGGATGCAGTCTCTGGGACGAGAGAGTGGAAGTGAAGAGAGAacggaagagagaaaggggaCGGACGGTAtcgagatagatagacaggtGGGTGAGGAGATATTCCTGTCTGAgtcctttcctttcctttgcttCCCGCTACAAGAGTCAAGATTCAGGACTCAGACTCATCAGACTCATCAGACTCAAGAGTGTCTCGATTCAGCGAATGCCACTGGATAATTCATTTGTAACTGTAGTTCATCATTGCATTCATCATAATTCACTCAATTCCCACCACTGACTAACTAACCACTACGTCCTACTCGACCTATCTAACTTTTCCATGTGCAGGGTTCATCGCTCCGCATTAATGTTTAGGGTAACTGCATATCCAAATAACTATCCAAATATCAAGCTTATCTTAGCTcgcctttccttctttttccgCTTTGATCTGCTCGGTTTGGATTTGGCTTTAATTTCTGAGATCTGCCCTACCTATGTTAATAACCTTCTTTTGTAtctttcctccttctttcctccttctttcctACATCAataatctctctctctctgtctctctcgTTCTTGTTTTCCCgtcttccatctcttccatTCCCCCCCCGAAAAAAGATTGACTGTCGTTACATCCcacctctttcttttccgcCTCATCCTCGTCGACTCGCTCTCGGGTTCGCCGCATACATCTTTCCAACCACGTCATAGAGAGTTTGGTGTTACTGGCTTGCAAgtatttccatctccagcCTCACAATGGGTATGATAGGTACGGGTACCTCAATATCACCTAATAGGTTGATCAATCCTCGAAGCCCCTTCACCCGCATTgccatattcacattcatttgCCTcacaatcatcttcttcaccGGAAGACCTACACCAGAGAGACTgcatcaaatccaatcaaagCTCAGTCCAAGCGCACAAGAAATCCTCACCACACAAAATGGTTCTCCCGATTGTGCTGTCAATTCAACACATCTACTCGAATTAAAAGAGAAATATGGTCTAGACgataaaattgaatatgCTTCCAGACAAGTCAGATATCATCGACAAGACATTGAACGAAAATCTATTACTAGACTCGACGAACACTTATTCCCTAGATATTTCGATACAATCAACATCGAGAAAGACCAGGCTCCTACTACGAAATGCTTGAAACCACTCGATGTACCTGTTCCAAACTCTGCTATTCCTGCGGATGTGAATGCTACCGAGTTCCTCTTTGGTATTTCTACCACCTACAAGAGAATCACTGATCCAAAGATTAACCCTATGCTCGATTGGTCGCATTGGTTGACCGACGGTCATGGAAATTCAAACGGAGGTGGATTGATCCTACGATTGGTCGATGCTTCGGAAAAGGAAATCaacgaaatcaagaaaatgttGAAAGCATATGGAATCGACGCCAAAGTCTACACTGCAGACAGTAAAATCGAAATGGCCGAACGTTATTTCTCTCTCCTACCTGCTTTGTACAACGATAAGTCGAGAAAACATCGAAAATGGCTAGTGATGTGCGACGACGACACATTTTTCCCTAATATGGATGCTCTCATCAAGAAAATGGCAACATATGATGCCAGCGAAGACTTGTACATTGGTAACCTTTCTGAAGATGTCGGTAGTCTTGCACGCCATGGAAGCCAAGCTTATGGTGGAGCCGGGGTTTTCTTCTCCGTTCCTTTAGCCGCAACAATTACAGATCTGTTCCCTCAATGCAGCACCAAACAAAAGGTCGAAGAAGCGAATTCCGGATGGGGTTCTCAAGGTGATATCCTTCTCCGAAAATGCGTATACGAAAACACCGAAGTCCGTTTGACTGTCCTTCATGACATTTGGCAATTGGATATTGTCG
Above is a genomic segment from Botrytis cinerea B05.10 chromosome 4, complete sequence containing:
- the Bcrim20 gene encoding Bcrim20, producing MASNILFLPFRKATNLQLSDAIKQYISTKYDQHPDMFKQDLEVIDALRKDAIHVREPHTTGIRKISAYAGQLSWLGGKFPIDIGVEFSWYPALGYNIDRLVVENNLKFELANVMFNLAALYSQLAMSANRASADGLKIACNNFSLAAGVLKHLKEEIIPELRTSPPEDMDDDTLECLQSLMLAQAQECFWARARGNGTKDALVAKLAAKVSDLYSQASDWGMKSNSISSEWLHHSSVKHHHFAAAAQYRMACDCLEKRKYGEEVARLTDSIVCANEGIKEIKYVNKAVASELQLLKSTVTECLKRAEKDNDLIYLDPVPPKNELKRLERASMANPIIPKEVSEPMTFLGDHKEFGPPLFSKLVPFAVHVAASIYEERRDRIVNNNIIDELEILTTRIHDTLRSLNLPGSLQALEKPLGLPPTLLSHAEELRQADAIGRINRSFSDAAKLKASDEAIFLEAKELLQSEASENDRLLRKFGSDRWARLDSRSASPKLYTQVDEIEGYFKSAANSDQVVIVKFREYESILQILTSSDRDIGNFVPSSRRVTIPPNLEGEVSKLRNSLNEISRLESRRRRKIESLREKTKKDDINHSILAETARLEREYPATPVVPAHFEDFFERRLSHTYDADLTSLKTESEEQEKLLQQLEIANTSFIKARAGDTSTREREQALQKLEMAYYKYKEIVNNVDGGRKFYNDLAKIVGRFRDGCKAFVQDRREEARRMEADLSMPLKPMSSLSLHHPQPGVGGGGIGGHHAPPPPQPLIPVQMQGGEIPSPRRELSPIQAPVPQRASLQSTPVNVGGAGPGGVGVGSVGGMPGAFSNSVNMGGGGGATWNPELGIKFGGGVAGGGENAPAPQTQAQPKQTTWDPSAGLRFG